CCCGGCCCCCGTTCAAGGCGGCAAGAGCCTGGCCAGTTCCATCAACGTCAAGGTCACCAGCCTTCATGCCCTCATGAGCATCCAGGAATCACAAGGCCACGCCCTGGCTGTCAGCGAAACGGACATCCTCACCGCACACCACGAACTCGCCAGGCACGGCTTCTACGTTGAAAACGCATCGGCAACCTCTTTCGCCGGGCTCGCCCAAGCCGAAGCCAGCGGACTGGACCTGGGCGAACACCCCGTACTGATCTCAACCTCCAGCGGCATCAAAGACGCCACCAGCCGCCAGAACACGCCCCCGGCAACCCTCGACGGAAGCTGGCAAAGCTTCCTGAACACCATCCCGGACCAGCTACTGCTGCTCTCGGCCTAGAAAACCCCAACCAAACCACACAAATAACAGGAGCAATGAAGAATAATGGCCATTAAAGTAGCGGACCGACTGCTGAACAAAGCACGGGCCCTGAGCATCATGGAAGAAATCGGAATCGACGCTCTGATTGCCACAGAGGCCCAGAACGTCACCTACGCCAGCAATTTCTGGGCCCTCTCACAATGGCTTCGCCGAGGACCCCAGGTCTACGCCGCCCTCTCACGCGAAGCCCTGGAAGAAAACTCCTGGCTCGTGGTCGGAACCGGGTCCCTTGACCTCGTTGCCACCCAGGACGTCTGGATCAAAAACGTCGCACGATACGGCTTCTTCTCCCTCAAAGGCTCCGTCGACAACCCAGCCGAAGGCGACTGGGCCATGACCGAACAAAAGAACCTCAAAGAACTCTTCGACACCCCCTACCACGACGGACCAGCCAAAGCACTCGCCGAAGCCATCACACAAATGGGACTGGCCAAAAGCCGCATCGGCATCGACGAGTCCGGCATCACCCCGGCCCTGCTCACCGAACTCAAAACACTGCTTCCCCACTGCGAAATCATCCCGGCAAGCCAGACCTTCCGACGGATCCGGGCAGTCAAGACCACCGCGGAAGTCGAACGCCTGACCAAAGCCGCACAATGCACCGAACAGGCCATCGAAGCCACCTTCGCCATCGCAAAACCAGGCCTGACCGAAATCGAACTCTCCCGCGTCTTCCTGCACGAACTCATCGACGCAGGCGCAGAACCTGCCCTGACCGTCCTCGGAGCCGGCGTACGCTCCGCCCTGCCCAGCGCCACCCCATCGAACTACCGCCTCAACGCCGGAGACATCATCCGCTTCGACGCCGGCTGCTACTACCAGCACTACCGCGCCGACATCTCACGCTGCGCAATCCTCGGCGAACCCACCACCAAACACACCCGCATCTACAACGCCATCCACGCCGGCCAGGACGCCGCCCTCGCCGCCATCCGCCCCGGCATCCCCGCCCAAGACATCTACCACGCCGCCATGAACGCCGCCCGAACAGCAGGAATCCCCGACTACGAACGCAACCACGTCGGCCACGGCATCGGCATCGAAGGCTACGACGTCCCCAACCTCACCGCCCAGGAAACCACACTCCTCGAACCCGGCATGACCCTCTGCATCGAAACCCCCTACTACGAAATCGGCTGGGGCGGCCTCCAAATCGAAGACACCATCGTCGTCACCGACACCCACGAAACACTCATGACAACCGGCCGACACCTACGCACCATCAACATCTAATGAACCACAAACGCTACATTGCTCGATAGACGTGAACTTCGAGCTGACACCGCCGGTAACCGGGTCGTTGACCCGGTTACCGGCGGTGTCGTGCTTCAGAGCGCCTTCCTCAAGTCATTGTTGTCTTGCCGCATGAAGGCACTGCTGATCTCTGCTGCACAGTCCATCACGTCGTGGGTCATTTCCTGCAGTTCGGTGGCGCTGACCAAACCGATCGCGAAGCCGTTACTGACCGCGGCCACCGGGCGTCCCAAGGGGCCAAGTACCGGGGCGGCGATGGAACCGACCATCTCGTAGTGTTCCCCGCTGTTCATTGCATACCCGGCCTCCCGGGCACGTTCCAGGCGGGCCATGATCGCCTCAACATCGGTGACAGTGTTTGGTGAGAGACGCTCCAACGGCTCACGCGAGAGCAACTCCCGGGCTTCCTCCGGCGGCATGTGTGCCAGCAGGATCGTGCCCAACGCGGTGGTATGGGCAAAAGTCCGGGTCCCCGGGGTCGCCCGGATCTGGATGGGTCCGGGCGCTTCGACTATGGACAGGTACGTGATGTAGCGGCCGTGCAACATACCGAGGTAAACAGTGTGCGCCTTGCGCGCAGCCAGCGCACGCATTGGCCCCAGCGCAGCTTCCTCCAACGCCCGGTGCAACGGATACAGACTGCCCACCTCGAACGCATGCAACCCGATCCGGTACTTCCCATCTGCCTCCCGCTCCAGGAACCCCGCAGCAGCCAACGTCTGGGCAATCCGGAACACCACCGTCTTACCCAAACCCAACCGCCGCGCCAAGTCCGTAGCCCCCAGACTCGGCGTACCAGGCCCAAAGCAGTCGAGTACGCTGATAGCCCGTTCAACCGACTGAAGGGAATCTTTGCGTGCACCCTCCAAAGGTTTGGTCTCCTTTTCCAACGGTTGACCCCTTTCACCCGTATATCGTTCTGATGGTCCGTTTGCGGGACCGCTATGGGTAAGCCTAGCCTTGTTGTCGAGGAATGTGTGCCGCAAGGCGGAATCAAAAACCGCCGTCGTGGGATTGAATGTGCGGCTTCAGCCGATTCACTCTGACGCACGCCCCCAACGTCACCTAGCCATGCTCCATCCACACCTCATAGCCATCAATTTTTTCGATGAGTCGGCGGGGTTCGGCGCCGTCACGGGCGAGCCACAGTGCCTCGTCGTCAACAGTTACATCATCGACCGTTCCAGACCGGACGACTGCCCCGTTTCTGACGATGAGCACATGTCGACCAACTAGAGACTGCCAGTGTTGGTGAAGGTGAAGAGCCATATGGCCTCCTATCGTTCAAAACGCGGTACTTCCCGGGAGTTTTTTCTGTTCAACGTCCCGGGTACCGCGAATCAGCTTGGACAGAGTCGTTCAGGTGTCACATGCTTGGTGTGAGCTCGGGGGTTCCGGAGCGAGACGGCGAATAGTTTCGCTCGGCGAAGTCCTGACTGATTCGTTCCTCGGATACGTCACTGCCCACCAATTCGGCAGAACGCGCATGCGGATCGCCCACGCCGCCACCCCCCGCGGTCTCGCGGAGGAACTCGTCCCCTGGTACAAGCGTGACCAGCGTTTTGGAGGGCAGGACGCGTTCCTGCGGTGTCTGCGGGTTGACGACGAATCGGCTCGGTGATGCGTCGCCGCCACCCTTGAATCCGCGCGGGCCTGTTTCGACCTGGTCTCCGCGGATCATTAGCTGCCCACCTACGTCGCGGAGTCGGAAGCCTCGGCGCAACCCGAGGCCGCCTTGGAACTGTCCGACGCCGCAGGAGTCCGGTCGGAATTCGAAGGAGGTGAACTCGATCGGGAATTCTGCTTCGAGCGCTTCGATGGGCGCGTTCATGCAGTTCGAGATGTGCACGTCGGTGCCGTCGATGCCGTCATCGTTTGCACGTGCACCCAACGCACCGGGGGTCACCTCAAAGAAGATGGGGGCGTGGTCGGTGAGGCTGTCGAATTGAAGGCTCATGGTCATGTTGCCGCAGCTTCCTGCTGTGTAGCGCTCCGGTGCCAGGGCGGCGCTGGCCCGAAGAAGCGCGTCGACGATGCGGTAACAGGTCTGCATGCGCCCCCCGCACGCCGCCGGCGATTCGGGATTCACGATGCTGCCGGGCGGGGCGATGATCCGGACGGCGCCCTTAAGGCCGTCGTTGGAAGGAAGGTCGGGGCCAAATACTGAGCGAACTACGTAGAGCACCGCGGCAATGGTTGCGCTGAGGACGGAATTGATCGGTCCCTCGGCTTGGGCGGAGCTGCCGGTGAAGTCTACGACCAGCTCGTCCCCGATAGCCTGGATGGAGACCTTGACTTCCAAGGGTCCATTGCCGACTCCGTCGTCTTCGACGAAGTCGGAGTCTGTGCCGACCGCATCGGAGAGCAACTGGATCCTGCGGCGGAACTCTGCCTCTGTGGACTCGATTGACCGGTCCATAGCGGACAGGAGTCGCTGGACTCCGTACTCTTCGGCGATCCCCTGCACACGGGAGACACCCAGCATGTTGGCCGACATCTGGGCCTGCAGGTCGCCGAGGGTGACTTCAGGAAGGCGGATGTTGGCGCGCAGCACTGTGGCGAACATTTCGTCCATGACTCCGTTTTTGAATGCCAGAACGGGGGGGAGCCGCAATCCTTCCTGGAAAATGTTGCGGTTGTCTCCCGCCACACTCCCGGCGACGCGTCCTCCGACGTCGATGTGGTGAGCAACTGTCCCCACATATGCCACGACCTCGTCTTCCACCACCACGGGGCTGAACATGAGAATGTCTGGTGTGTGCTGTGCGCCGCTGTACGGGTCGTTTACGAGAACCGCATCCCCGCTGGTCAACCTCCCTTCGAAGGCTCGGAGGGCGCTTTTCAGCGCGAGGTCCATGGATCCCATCTGGATGGGGATATGGGCAGCTTGGGATACCAAGCGACCGGCAGCGGTGAAGATGGAGCAGGAGAAGTCCTGCTCTTCACGGATGATTGTGGAGTAGGCGGCGCGTTGGAGAACGCGCCCCATTTCCGTGCTGGCCGCGTTCAGGGAATTGCTGATGATCTCTTGGGTAATGGCGTCGAGCATAGTTGTGCCTGTCTGTTGAAGATGATTCATGGAGCAACGTCGATAATCAGGTTGCCGGCCGCGTCAACGGAGGCCGTATCGCCTTCAGGTACGAAAACCGTTGCGTCAGGTTGCTCAATGACGCACGGCCCTGACAGTCGTATCCCGATACTGAGGCTGTGTCTCCGGTAGACGTTCATGGCGACCGTGCGCCCATCGGCGAGCAAAAGCGAACGCGTTTCGTGCCCGGCCGCATCATGGGCAATTTTTTCGACGAATCCTTCAGCCGTCGCCGGTTTCGGCAACACGCCGAGCGCCTTCAGGCGCAGGTTCACGACTTCGACGGGAGCGTCCCGCCTGGCATGCCCGTAGGCGGCCTGATGGGCTTCATGGAAGCGCTCCAGGAGCAG
This window of the Arthrobacter sp. StoSoilB5 genome carries:
- a CDS encoding hydantoinase B/oxoprolinase family protein, whose amino-acid sequence is MLDAITQEIISNSLNAASTEMGRVLQRAAYSTIIREEQDFSCSIFTAAGRLVSQAAHIPIQMGSMDLALKSALRAFEGRLTSGDAVLVNDPYSGAQHTPDILMFSPVVVEDEVVAYVGTVAHHIDVGGRVAGSVAGDNRNIFQEGLRLPPVLAFKNGVMDEMFATVLRANIRLPEVTLGDLQAQMSANMLGVSRVQGIAEEYGVQRLLSAMDRSIESTEAEFRRRIQLLSDAVGTDSDFVEDDGVGNGPLEVKVSIQAIGDELVVDFTGSSAQAEGPINSVLSATIAAVLYVVRSVFGPDLPSNDGLKGAVRIIAPPGSIVNPESPAACGGRMQTCYRIVDALLRASAALAPERYTAGSCGNMTMSLQFDSLTDHAPIFFEVTPGALGARANDDGIDGTDVHISNCMNAPIEALEAEFPIEFTSFEFRPDSCGVGQFQGGLGLRRGFRLRDVGGQLMIRGDQVETGPRGFKGGGDASPSRFVVNPQTPQERVLPSKTLVTLVPGDEFLRETAGGGGVGDPHARSAELVGSDVSEERISQDFAERNYSPSRSGTPELTPSM
- a CDS encoding Xaa-Pro peptidase family protein; translated protein: MAIKVADRLLNKARALSIMEEIGIDALIATEAQNVTYASNFWALSQWLRRGPQVYAALSREALEENSWLVVGTGSLDLVATQDVWIKNVARYGFFSLKGSVDNPAEGDWAMTEQKNLKELFDTPYHDGPAKALAEAITQMGLAKSRIGIDESGITPALLTELKTLLPHCEIIPASQTFRRIRAVKTTAEVERLTKAAQCTEQAIEATFAIAKPGLTEIELSRVFLHELIDAGAEPALTVLGAGVRSALPSATPSNYRLNAGDIIRFDAGCYYQHYRADISRCAILGEPTTKHTRIYNAIHAGQDAALAAIRPGIPAQDIYHAAMNAARTAGIPDYERNHVGHGIGIEGYDVPNLTAQETTLLEPGMTLCIETPYYEIGWGGLQIEDTIVVTDTHETLMTTGRHLRTINI
- a CDS encoding IclR family transcriptional regulator: MEKETKPLEGARKDSLQSVERAISVLDCFGPGTPSLGATDLARRLGLGKTVVFRIAQTLAAAGFLEREADGKYRIGLHAFEVGSLYPLHRALEEAALGPMRALAARKAHTVYLGMLHGRYITYLSIVEAPGPIQIRATPGTRTFAHTTALGTILLAHMPPEEARELLSREPLERLSPNTVTDVEAIMARLERAREAGYAMNSGEHYEMVGSIAAPVLGPLGRPVAAVSNGFAIGLVSATELQEMTHDVMDCAAEISSAFMRQDNNDLRKAL